A region from the Vicia villosa cultivar HV-30 ecotype Madison, WI linkage group LG3, Vvil1.0, whole genome shotgun sequence genome encodes:
- the LOC131660358 gene encoding protein MULTIPLE CHLOROPLAST DIVISION SITE 1: MALASNSIWTVEFRLLSIHPCSPSSTTKRTRIHRFRITNGIPKEVLSRTQQLKQHCITSVSQFHRQLVTSIPMPQFLVNRKIGSNLPIWACVVAVMILVASLRRIFSRKKERPGSVADLVRRGQLRSDRRGISRDPKYEDPFDNPLVKVSKNKSSVEMCGKVYRLAPVTLTQEEQTVHQRRRSRAYQWKRPTVFLKEGDSVPPDVDPDTIRWIPANHPFATTSTDIGEDFAHKNVSQKSGVPFRIQAEHEALQKKLEALQNEEELNKVVINPTNAKESERPFNSNAKLNDHAEKSSLNNQMKDPPSKLDNGPNHFPSTPEDQNLKL, encoded by the exons ATGGCGTTGGCGTCAAATTCAATATGGACAGTTGAGTTCCGTTTGCTTTCCATTCAC CCTTGTTCCCCCTCTTCCACCACCAAACGAACAAGAATCCATCGCTTTCGCATCACAAATGGAATTCCCAAAGAAGTTCTTTCACGCACTCAACAGCTCAAACAACATTGTATCACTTCCGTTTCCCAATTTCATCGTCAACTTGTTACTTCCATTCCAATGCCGCAATTTCTG GTGAATAGAAAAATTGGGAGCAATTTACCGATTTGGGCATGTGTTGTTGCTGTCATGATTTTGGTTGCTTCTTTGAGGAGGATTTTTTCCAGGAAAAAAGAACGGCCTGGTTCTGTAGCTGATCTTGTTAGACGTGGTCAATTGAGATCGGATAGAAGAGGCAT ATCTAGGGATCCCAAATATGAAGATCCATTTGATAATCCCTTGGTCAAAGTTAGCAAAAACAAGTCAAGTGTAGAGATGTGTGGAAAGGTTTACCGCTTAGCCCCCGTCACACTTACCCAAGAGGAACAGACAGTTCACCAGAGAAGGAGATCGCGAGCGTATCAGTGGAAGCGTCCCACAGTTTTCCTTAAGGAAGGAGACTCAGTTCCTCCGGATGTTGATCCCGATACAATCAGGTGGATTCCTGCGAATCATCCCTTTGCGACCACTTCTACGGATATTGGCGAGGACTTTGCACACAAAAATGTCAGTCAAAAGAGTGGAGTTCCTTTCCGTATTCAAGCTGAACACGAGGCCCTGCAGAAAAAGCTTGAAGCCTTACAAAAT GAAGAGGAACTCAATAAAGTAGTGATAAATCCTACCAATGCTAAAGAATCAGAGAGACCATTCAATTCGAATGCCAAATTAAATGATCATGCAGAGAAGAGCTCTTTAAACAATCAGATGAAAGATCCACCCTCTAAATTAGATAATGGCCCAAATCACTTTCCATCCACACCCGAAGACCAAAATCTTAAACTTTGA